Below is a genomic region from Prochlorococcus marinus str. MIT 0918.
CAAAAACAGATGGTAAAGGCACTAAGCCTATAAAAATTTCAAACAAATCTCCAGCAGAGAGTGGTTCTTGTTCATCATTCAGCAATGGAATTGCAGACTCTAAAAGTAGTTTTAATAACTCAGGATTTGTTTCATAAAGACGATCCCTGATTTTGTCAATGCCTTGATAAAGAAGATGATTTACTTGAGACAACGCAAGAAAAACTTCTGGTCCAGGGGAGAAAAGTTTCGCATTACGTAGATTAGAAATTTGAGAATTATGAACTTTTCCCAAATCAAATATTTCAGTAATGGCAGGTAAAACCTTATGAGACCAGCCATTGCGTTCATGCCAAACATGAATCAGGTGAGCCATTGATCGCCTGCCTTTTGCTAATTGATCACGAAATCCAGTACTCACAAAATCACACAGAAGATCAACTAAAAAATCCGATAATAACTCTTATCAGATATTGTAGTATAGGGTATCGTTAAACAAGGTCATTGTGGTGTCAAGTGTGGTAGAGGCAACGGCTCCTTTGAGAAGACCAGTATCATCGGAGAAAGCACTTGCTGCGTCTGAGAAGCTTCAAGTGAAAACCAAGAAAGAATTGAGATACCCCCAAAAATTTAGGCGGCGTTGGGGAACAGTTGGTTTCATGTTTGCTATACATGCTTTAACAATATTTGCCTTACTTCCAAGATTTTGGAGTATTCCTAATATTATTACTTTATTAACTCTATATTGGGTTACAGCATGTCTTGGCGTCACTCTTGGATACCACAGACTTCTTTCTCATCGTGCACTGAAAGTACCAAAATGGCTTGAACGTTTTTTTGCTACTTGTGGTGCTTTAAGTTGTCAACATGGTCCTATTGATTGGGTAGGTTTACATCGCCACCATCACACTTTTTCTGATACTGATGCTGATCACCACAATAGTAATAAAGGTTTTTGGTGGAGTCATATGGGATGGATGTTTGAACCAATACCAGCACTCAAAACAGTTCCAAATTTTAGTGGAGATCTAATTAAAGATCCTTATTATAGATTTCTGAACAAAAATTTCTTACTTCTGCAAATTCCACTCGGTGCATTCCTGTATTGGATAGGTAGTCATACGAATTCGGGAGGATGGTCCATGGTTCTTTGGGGTATACCTTTTCGTTTAGTTTTGGTATATCACGTTACATGGCTAGTTAATTCTGCTACTCATTGCTGGGGATCAGTTGCTTTTGATAGTGGAGATGGATCCAAAAACAATGCATGGGTAGCTGCTCTAACCTTTGGAGAAGGTTGGCATAATAATCATCACGCATATCCAAACTCTGCGAAGCAAGGACTTTTTAAAGGGCAAATAGATCTTACTTGGCAACATATTCGCCTTTTAAATGCTTTAGGTCTTGCAAAAAAAATACGTTTGCCCATGAAGCCTTAATATGAAACTCTTAAGGTTTTCGACTTACAATCCTAAAATTTAAGTAATGCGGTCCACTTTCTTCCAATAAACAATGGCGAAAAGAGTAAAAGTTGTTCTAAAAGAAGATGTTCTTAGTCTTGGAAAAGATGGGGATGTCGTTGAAGTCGCTCCAGGCTATGCACGCAATTTTCTTTTGACTCATGGAAAGGCTTTAGCTGTTACTCCTGCAGTCTTAAAACAAGTTGAACATCGCTTAGCCAAAAAAGCTGAGCATGAAGCAGCTGAAAAACAAGCCGCAATTGACTTTGAAACAGCTCTGAAAACCATTGGAAGGTTTACTATTAAAAAACAAACTGGTGAAGATGGTGTCTTATTTGGAACAGTGACTAATGGAGATGTTGCAGAAGCGATAGAAGTCGCAACCAAAAAAGAAATAGATCGTCGAACAATTCTTGTTCCAGATATTCATGAAACAGGGCAATATAAAGTACAAGTCAAGCTTCATAGTGAAGTCACTGCTGAAATCAACCTTGAAGTCACTGGTAACTAAGTTTAGTGGCAAGGTTTCACTTACCAGCCACAGTAAGTATCTCTGCTAATTCATATTGCAATGGTTAATGTTCCTTTCCCTAATAAAGAAGATCAAACAAGAAAACAATCATTACCAAATAAAAGGTACGAAAACTTTCGGGCACAAAATTTTGACGGTCAGTCTGACTTAATTCCGCCACAAAATTTAGAGGCTGAAGAAGCTGTTATAGGTGGGGTTTTATTAGATCCAGATGCAATAAGTCGTATAGCAGATTTAGTTCAGCCAGAAGCTTTTTATTTAAATGCACACCGTAAAATTTTTCAAACTGCGCTAATGCTCCATAGCCAGGGTAAACCAACAGATTTAACATCAATGAGCGCTTGGCTAGCAGATACAGGAGAACTAGAAGGAATTGGTGGAAATAATCGATTAGTCGAACTAGTAGAAAAAATCTCATCTACAGCTTCCATCGAACAAGTCGCAAAATTAATCACGGACAAATATCTGCGACGGCAACTTATTCGCTCAGGAAACGAAGTCATCAAGCTGAGTTTTGATCAAAATATGCCAATGGAGGAAGTTCTAGATAAAGCAGAGCAAAAAATTTTCTCAATCAGTCAAGAAAAACCCTCGAAAGGACTCATTCCAACAGCAGAAATATTAACAAGTACATTTAATGAAATTGAAAGTCGTTCTTTAGGAACAGCAGTCGCTGGGCTACCAGTGAATTTCTATGACCTAGATGCAATGACTCAAGGTCTTCAACGAAGTGATCTAATTATTGTTGCAGGAAGGCCAGCAATGGGTAAAACATCAATTGTCCTTAATCTTGCCAAAAACGTTGCTCAACTGCATGAACTACCTGTTTGTGTTTTTAGTTTAGAAATGAGTAAGGAGCAACTAACGTATCGCCTGCTATCAATGGAAGTTGGTATTGAAAGTGGAAGGCTACGCACAGGAAGATTAAACCAAGAAGAATGGCCTTTGCTAGGTAAAGGAATTGATACTCTTGGTCAACTACCAATTTTTATAGATGACAAACCTAATTCAGGCGTACTTGAAATGCGATCTCTTTGTAGACGACTCATTGCTGAACAAGGCAAAGAACTAGGTTTAATTGTTATCGATTATCTTCAGCTAATGGAAGGGTCTACACCCGACAATAGAGTTCAAGAACTTTCAAGAATCACAAGAGGCTTAAAAGCAATGGCGAGGGAATTGAAAGTGCCCGTAATAGCACTTTCTCAACTAAGTCGAGGAGTCGAATCTCGAACAAATAAAA
It encodes:
- a CDS encoding acyl-CoA desaturase, which produces MVSSVVEATAPLRRPVSSEKALAASEKLQVKTKKELRYPQKFRRRWGTVGFMFAIHALTIFALLPRFWSIPNIITLLTLYWVTACLGVTLGYHRLLSHRALKVPKWLERFFATCGALSCQHGPIDWVGLHRHHHTFSDTDADHHNSNKGFWWSHMGWMFEPIPALKTVPNFSGDLIKDPYYRFLNKNFLLLQIPLGAFLYWIGSHTNSGGWSMVLWGIPFRLVLVYHVTWLVNSATHCWGSVAFDSGDGSKNNAWVAALTFGEGWHNNHHAYPNSAKQGLFKGQIDLTWQHIRLLNALGLAKKIRLPMKP
- the rplI gene encoding 50S ribosomal protein L9; the encoded protein is MAKRVKVVLKEDVLSLGKDGDVVEVAPGYARNFLLTHGKALAVTPAVLKQVEHRLAKKAEHEAAEKQAAIDFETALKTIGRFTIKKQTGEDGVLFGTVTNGDVAEAIEVATKKEIDRRTILVPDIHETGQYKVQVKLHSEVTAEINLEVTGN
- the dnaB gene encoding replicative DNA helicase, encoding MVNVPFPNKEDQTRKQSLPNKRYENFRAQNFDGQSDLIPPQNLEAEEAVIGGVLLDPDAISRIADLVQPEAFYLNAHRKIFQTALMLHSQGKPTDLTSMSAWLADTGELEGIGGNNRLVELVEKISSTASIEQVAKLITDKYLRRQLIRSGNEVIKLSFDQNMPMEEVLDKAEQKIFSISQEKPSKGLIPTAEILTSTFNEIESRSLGTAVAGLPVNFYDLDAMTQGLQRSDLIIVAGRPAMGKTSIVLNLAKNVAQLHELPVCVFSLEMSKEQLTYRLLSMEVGIESGRLRTGRLNQEEWPLLGKGIDTLGQLPIFIDDKPNSGVLEMRSLCRRLIAEQGKELGLIVIDYLQLMEGSTPDNRVQELSRITRGLKAMARELKVPVIALSQLSRGVESRTNKRPMLSDLRESGSIEQDADLVLMIYRDEYYNPETPDRGVTELIVTKHRNGPIGTVKLLFEPQFTRFRNLAN